Proteins encoded together in one Styela clava chromosome 12, kaStyClav1.hap1.2, whole genome shotgun sequence window:
- the LOC120329363 gene encoding homeobox protein ceh-32-like, protein MKLFPRVEIVESSEDSDSRKSSTTSNSFDDIHSTFPMIEKVSQANITASMERIRTMLSLLQRSSQTPIFPFPVPTLGSNQIAKVCDALAENGDIERLSRFLWSLPATPVIMEALQTDESILRARALVAFHQGNFREVYGILEQHRFTDAAWHHRLQAMWLEAHYQDAERSRGRSLGPVDKYRIRKKFPLPRSIWNGEQKSHCFKERTRNCLRESYLRDPYPNPSKKRELARLTGLSPTQVGNWFKNRRQRDRAAAAKNRLMNHKQNGDDQLSPTSGIYRLGGEEKSSEERLNYQRQASTSDDQSSVENHTTQYLTPSLAAAGFAEASSEMLPPVYRSNCSISPMTMILDKSRHVQFRKSCDSSTVLNNFDSFLPYHGKSDYPSNKHFSNSLRCLESAHSKANAREMNDNKNV, encoded by the exons ATGAAGTTGTTTCCACGCGTAGAAATCGTAGAATCGAGTGAAGATTCTGATTCTCGAAAATCGTCAACTACCTCAAACTCTTTCGATGATATTCATTCAACTTTCCCTATGATAGAAAAGGTTTCTCAGGCCAATATTACTGCTTCCATGGAAAGAATTAGAACAATGTTGAGTTTACTTCAAAGATCTTCGCAAACTCCGATATTTCCTTTCCCTGTTCCGACCCTCGGTTCAAATCAGATTGCAAAAGTTTGCGATGCCTTGGCAGAAAATGGAGACATTGAGAGACTTTCTAGATTTTTGTGGTCTCTTCCAGCAACACCAGTAATTATGGAAGCTTTGCAAACAGACGAATCAATTTTAAGAGCAAGAGCACTTGTAGCATTTCATCAAGGTAACTTTAGAGAAGTCTATGGTATTTTGGAACAACATAGATTTACTGATGCTGCATGGCACCATCGATTGCAAGCGATGTGGTTAGAAGCTCATTATCAAGATGCTGAAAGATCACGAGGCCGTTCACTTGGTCCAGTTGACAAATACAGAATAAGGAAAAAGTTTCCATTACCGAGAAGTATTTGGAATGGAGAACAAAAAAGTCATTGTTTCAAAGAGAGAACAAGAAATTGTCTTCGAGAATCTTATCTTCGAGATCCATATCCAAATCCGAGCAAAAAGCGTGAACTTGCAAGATTAACTGGTCTTTCGCCTACTCAAGTTGGAAATTGGTTCAAAAACAGAAGGCAAAGGGACCGTGCTGCTGCAGCTAAAAACAG ACTTATGAACCACAAACAAAATGGCGACGACCAACTTTCGCCAACGTCGGGGATTTATAGGCTTGGTGGAGAAGAAAAATCGTCTGAAGAGCGGCTAAATTATCAAAGACAAGCGTCAACCTCGGACGATCAAAGCTCTGTTGAGAATCATACAACTCAATATTTAACACCTTCCTTGGCCGCAGCGGGATTTGCAGAAGCATCAAGCGAAATGTTGCCTCCGGTATATCGATCCAATTGTAGTATTTCTCCAATGACAATGATTCTAGATAAATCACGACATGTGCAATTTCGCAAATCTTGTGATTCATCAACTGTGTTGAATAATTTCGACTCCTTCTTACCTTATCACGGCAAATCTGATTATCCAAGCaataaacatttttcaaattcctTGAGATGTTTGGAATCAGCACACAGCAAGGCAAATGCTCGAGAAATGAATGACAACAAAAATGTTTGA
- the LOC120329362 gene encoding uncharacterized protein LOC120329362, protein MKLFPRVEIAESNDDSDSEKSANSISSAEDIQQTPCVSGKYFPLSLPNIAASMERLKNMLNFVQQRSNTTPMFPLPVPTLGSTQISTVCDALAENGDIERLARFLWSLPATPSIMEALQTDESILRARALVAFHQGNFREVYGILEQHRFTDAAWHHRLQAMWLEAHYQDAERSRGRSLGPVDKYRIRKKFPLPRSIWNGEQKSHCFKERTRNCLRESYLRDPYPNPSKKRELARLTGLSPTQVGNWFKNRRQRDRAAAAKNRVMHHEQNGGDHMSSTLNIQQGTTRQNSIEEQLNHYRELSSPGDLDTSKNVLGFSTPSPTLNDQNTSTELMMSSMFRQKTNDSSPQKNSENSERSAFAEFSKSSSFMLNHHAFLPFGDTLGSRNNPNFRNTFGSPEKTIDNTDAQNLNIHK, encoded by the exons ATGAAGTTGTTTCCACGGGTAGAAATTGCGGAAAGCAATGATGATTCTGATTCAGAAAAATCAGCCAATTCAATTTCGTCTGCCGAAGATATTCAACAAACACCATGTGTTTCGGGAAAATATTTCCCTCTCAGCCTCCCGAACATTGCTGCTTCTATGGAAAGATTAAAGAATATGTTAAATTTTGTGCAACAACGTTCTAATACGACACCGATGTTCCCTCTACCTGTTCCCACCCTTGGATCAACCCAAATTTCAACAGTTTGCGATGCTTTGGCGGAAAATGGAGACATCGAAAGGCTTGCTCGATTTTTGTGGTCCCTGCCCGCGACACCTTCAATTATGGAAGCTTTGCAAACAGACGAATCAATTTTAAGAGCAAGAGCACTTGTAGCATTTCATCAAGGTAACTTTAGAGAAGTCTATGGTATTTTGGAACAACATAGATTCACTGATGCTGCATGGCACCATCGATTGCAAGCGATGTGGTTAGAAGCTCATTATCAAGATGCCGAAAGATCACGAGGCCGTTCACTTGGTCCAGTTGACAAATACAGAATAAGAAAAAAGTTTCCATTACCGAGAAGTATTTGGAATGGAGAACAAAAAAGTCATTGTTTCAAAGAGAGAACAAGAAATTGTCTTCGAGAATCTTATCTCCGAGATCCATATCCAAATCCGAGCAAAAAGCGTGAACTTGCAAGATTAACTGGTCTTTCGCCTACTCAAGTTGGAAATTGGTTCAAAAACAGAAGACAGAGGGATCGTGCTGCTGCTGCGAAAAATAG AGTTATGCACCACGAACAAAATGGCGGAGATCACATGTCGTCGACATTAAATATTCAGCAAGGTACAACGCGACAAAATTCGATCGAAGAACAACTGAATCACTACAGAGAGCTATCAAGTCCAGGCGATCTCGATACTTCTAAAAATGTATTAGGATTTTCAACGCCATCTCCAACTCTTAATGATCAAAATACGTCAACAGAACTGATGATGTCATCGATGTTTCGTCAAAAAACTAATGATTCCTCACCGCAAAAAAATTCGGAGAATTCAGAGCGTTCAGCATTTGCTGAATTCAGTAAATCTTCGAGTTTTATGTTAAATCACCATGCGTTTCTACCCTTTGGAGACACTTTGGGTAGCCGCAACAATCCCAACTTCAGAAATACTTTCGGATCCCCGGAAAAAACCATCGACAACACCGACgcacaaaatttgaatattcacaAATAA
- the LOC120330443 gene encoding uncharacterized protein LOC120330443: protein MSSEGSSTNFIRLYEDQELAYIYAIYRPPYPDALREAIMNYLEKNQHARRKKGKFDKMLDVGCGSGTLSTQTFTSHFKSILGIDISEAKIKEAKRLNKCRNVAFELVDSYKFPVEDNSVDLITCATSIHFLDLQLLEKECERVLKPRGCCAVYTINWGNITKFSVGGTDWRHKIVLLNPIVADFFVNVKSYSNNFAALERNRQFYEQIINSSKLWLQEIVCEREMTLRQLKNVFRTAGEYAIFMKHDKPTTDPLEIFDLNIRQALELGNVFLSEDIFLKVEMVYPIFVFTKHITS, encoded by the coding sequence ATGTCGTCGGAAGGTAGCAGTACAAATTTCATACGATTGTATGAAGATCAAGAATTAGCATACATATATGCAATATATCGACCTCCCTACCCGGATGCGCTACGTGAAGCAATCATGAACTATCTAGAGAAGAATCAACATGCAAgaagaaaaaaaggaaaatttgataaaatgttgGACGTTGGATGTGGAAGTGGAACATTGTCAACGCAAACTTTTACGTCGCATTTTAAATCAATACTGGGGATTGATATCAGCGAAGCTAAAATCAAAGAAGCAAAACGACTAAACAAATGTAGAAACGTTGCTTTCGAATTGGTAGATAGTTATAAATTTCCTGTAGAAGACAACAGTGTTGATCTCATCACATGCGCCACTTCCATTCATTTTCTTGACTTACAATTACTTGAGAAAGAATGTGAACGAGTTCTGAAACCGCGCGGATGTTGTGCTGTTTATACTATTAATTGGggcaatattacaaaattttccgTTGGAGGAACTGACTGGAGACATAAGATAGTTTTACTAAATCCGATTGTTGCCGACTTCTTTGTCaatgtaaaatcatattctaaTAATTTTGCGGCATTAGAACGAAATCGACAATTTTATGAACAAATCATAAATTCGTCCAAATTATGGCTTCAAGAAATTGTATGTGAAAGAGAAATGACCCTTCGTCAACTCAAAAACGTTTTCCGAACTGCAGGTGAATATGCTATTTTTATGAAACATGACAAGCCAACAACAGATCCTCTCGAGATTTTTGATTTAAACATCAGACAGGCACTCGAACTCGGAAATGTTTTTTTGAGTGAAgacatatttttaaaagttgAAATGGTGTATCCTATTTTTGTGTTTACAAAACACATCACTTCGTGA